The following coding sequences are from one Sphingomonadaceae bacterium OTU29LAMAA1 window:
- the lepA gene encoding translation elongation factor 4: protein MTTPLSTIRNFSIIAHIDHGKSTLADRLIQRTGGLTDREMSSQVLDNMDIEKERGITIKAQTVRLSYPAKDGVTYTLNLMDTPGHVDFAYEVSRSLAACEGALLVVDAAQGVEAQTLANVYQSIEHDHEIVPVINKIDLPAAEPEMVRKEIEDVIGIDASQAVLASAKSGIGIDEILEAIVTRIPPPKGDADAPLKAMLVDSWYDPYLGVVILVRVMEGVLKKGQQVSFMQAGTTHLVDRVGCFRPKIEQLTDLGPGEIGFITAQIKDVAQARVGDTLTDTKRPAKEALAGFKEVQPVVFCGLFPVDANDFEKLRESISKLRLNDASFSFEMETSAALGFGFRCGFLGLLHLEIIQERLTREYDLDLITTAPSVVYQIELTHPDPAGITQIDLHNPADMPDVNKIKTISEPWINATIYVPDEYLGSILKLCQDRRGIQQNLTYVGGRAQATYELPLNEVVFDFYDRLKSLSKGYASFDYTQIGYREGDLVKMSILVNEEPVDALSMIVHRGTAEVRGRGMVERLKELIPRHLFKIPIQAAIGGKVIARETISAMRKDVTAKCYGGDASRKKKLLEKQKKGKAKMREYGSVSIPQEAFIAALRMGDDA from the coding sequence ATGACGACCCCGCTTTCGACCATCCGTAACTTTTCCATCATCGCGCATATCGACCATGGCAAGTCGACGCTCGCCGATCGCCTGATCCAACGGACGGGTGGCCTGACCGACCGTGAGATGTCGAGCCAGGTGCTCGACAACATGGATATCGAGAAGGAGCGCGGGATCACGATCAAGGCGCAGACGGTGCGCCTGTCCTATCCGGCGAAGGACGGCGTCACCTATACGCTGAACCTGATGGACACGCCGGGGCATGTCGATTTTGCGTACGAGGTGTCGCGGTCGCTGGCGGCGTGCGAGGGCGCGCTGCTGGTGGTCGACGCGGCGCAGGGCGTCGAGGCGCAGACGCTCGCAAACGTCTATCAATCGATCGAGCACGACCATGAGATCGTGCCCGTCATCAACAAGATCGACCTGCCCGCCGCCGAGCCCGAGATGGTACGGAAGGAGATCGAGGATGTCATCGGCATCGACGCGTCGCAGGCGGTGCTCGCCAGCGCCAAGTCGGGGATCGGCATCGACGAGATCCTGGAGGCGATCGTCACGCGCATCCCGCCGCCCAAGGGCGATGCCGATGCGCCGCTGAAGGCGATGCTGGTCGATAGCTGGTACGACCCGTATCTGGGCGTCGTCATCCTCGTCCGGGTGATGGAGGGCGTGCTGAAGAAGGGCCAGCAGGTCAGCTTCATGCAGGCGGGCACGACGCATCTGGTCGACCGCGTCGGCTGTTTCCGGCCGAAGATCGAGCAGCTCACCGACCTTGGGCCGGGCGAGATCGGCTTCATCACCGCGCAGATCAAGGACGTCGCGCAGGCGCGGGTCGGCGACACGCTGACCGACACCAAGCGGCCTGCCAAGGAAGCGCTGGCAGGCTTCAAGGAAGTCCAGCCGGTGGTGTTCTGCGGTCTGTTCCCGGTCGATGCCAACGACTTCGAGAAGCTTCGTGAGTCGATTTCGAAGCTGCGGCTGAACGATGCCAGCTTCTCGTTCGAGATGGAGACGTCGGCGGCGCTGGGTTTCGGCTTCCGCTGCGGGTTCCTGGGGCTGCTGCATCTGGAGATCATCCAGGAGCGGCTGACGCGCGAATACGACCTCGACCTGATCACCACCGCGCCGTCGGTGGTCTATCAGATCGAACTGACGCATCCCGATCCGGCGGGCATCACGCAGATCGACCTGCACAATCCCGCCGACATGCCGGACGTCAACAAGATCAAGACGATCAGCGAACCGTGGATCAACGCGACGATCTACGTGCCGGACGAATATCTCGGCAGCATCCTGAAGCTGTGCCAGGACCGGCGTGGCATCCAGCAGAATCTGACCTACGTCGGCGGGCGGGCGCAGGCGACGTACGAACTGCCGCTCAACGAGGTGGTGTTCGACTTCTACGACCGGCTGAAGTCGCTGTCGAAGGGCTATGCGAGCTTCGACTATACCCAGATCGGCTATCGCGAGGGCGACCTCGTCAAGATGAGCATCCTGGTCAACGAAGAGCCGGTCGATGCGCTGAGCATGATCGTCCACCGCGGCACCGCCGAAGTCCGCGGCCGCGGCATGGTCGAGCGGCTGAAGGAACTGATCCCGCGCCACCTGTTCAAGATCCCGATCCAGGCGGCGATCGGCGGCAAGGTGATCGCGCGCGAAACGATAAGCGCGATGCGCAAGGACGTGACCGCAAAATGCTACGGCGGCGACGCCAGCCGCAAGAAGAAGCTGCTGGAAAAGCAGAAGAAGGGCAAGGCGAAGATGCGCGAATACGGCAGTGTCAGCATCCCGCAGGAGGCGTTTATTGCCGCGCTCAGGATGGGGGATGATGCGTAG